The Natronincola ferrireducens nucleotide sequence AAAATTTACTGATTTTATAGTCACAAAAAGTTGTGCAAAAGGATAATATAGTAATATGCTATGTATTTGTAAAAAGGTTAGGGAGGGGAAAATATGTCACGTAAAGGAAAAATTAAAAGTCTGTTACCAGGAGGCAATACCTCAAAAGGATTTTATTCCTATTTTCAATACATTATTGATTTAAAAAAAGCAAAGAAGGTATATTTTTTAAAAGGTGGTCCTGGAACTGGGAAATCTAGTATGATGAAAAAAATAGGGGCTGTTATGACTGAAAAAGGCTATGATATTGAGTTTTATCACTGTTCAGCAGACCCTGACTCCATTGATGCTATAGTAATACCAAAGCTAGGAGTAGCTATGGTGGACGGTACATCTCCCCATGTAATAGATCCTAAATATCCTGGGGCAATAGATACAATTATACATCTAGGTGACTATTGGAATGAAGAGGGATTAAGAAAAAATAGGGATAATATTATAAGGGAAATTGATGCAAATGGGAAAAGATATAAGCGCACCTATAAATATTTAGCAGCAGCAAAAATAATCCATGATGATGTGGAATGGATCTATAGTCAAGCTATGGATTTTTTAAAGGTAAATCAATTGACCAATCAAATTATAGGGAGATTTTTAAGAAACCACCCAGATTTAAATAAATTACCTAACGAAAGACATCTTTTTGGTAGTGCCTATACCCATAAGGGGCACATTGATTATGTAGAAACCTATATAAGTGAAGTAAAGAATATCTATTATATAAAAGGAGCACCGGGCACTGGAAAATCAACGTTATTAAAAAAAATAACTAAGGGAGCTACAGAAAAGGGATATGATATAGAAGTTTATCATGAGCCATTAGAGCCGGAAAAAATAGAGCATATTATTATACCAGAATTAAACTTAGCCTTTACAACAAATAAAAAATATGAAGAAAAAGAAACCTTCGACCTAAATCAGTTTATAGACCCAGAGAAACTTAA carries:
- a CDS encoding PRK06851 family protein — its product is MSRKGKIKSLLPGGNTSKGFYSYFQYIIDLKKAKKVYFLKGGPGTGKSSMMKKIGAVMTEKGYDIEFYHCSADPDSIDAIVIPKLGVAMVDGTSPHVIDPKYPGAIDTIIHLGDYWNEEGLRKNRDNIIREIDANGKRYKRTYKYLAAAKIIHDDVEWIYSQAMDFLKVNQLTNQIIGRFLRNHPDLNKLPNERHLFGSAYTHKGHIDYVETYISEVKNIYYIKGAPGTGKSTLLKKITKGATEKGYDIEVYHEPLEPEKIEHIIIPELNLAFTTNKKYEEKETFDLNQFIDPEKLNNYIEELKYSENLFKQLLQDVIDNLRKTKAKQEAMEEYYVPNIQFKKIDALREDIIKQILSFK